Proteins found in one bacterium genomic segment:
- a CDS encoding tetratricopeptide repeat protein, translating into GIDWQFGPDPFKRFLIDNGFLDIGYTPGIIRRAINSYSDYGWFPQAINLARFYVDTYPDSPDAPKVFYDIVKFYGSWAETLIIKDREDPAQLAWLEQETKRLEALQNQVRDEFISRYAVGSAWYEANRDNPEALANARAALARSLYDVAIYTYIVGYDAEEAKDLVTAKKNYARVITYLEQYLLDYPLEEDAYKANFYLAMSYYSVGDFAHAGDNFMLTAGTSSVDLYPDKTEFKEESLWYAAAAYKFGSDEFEKARWEEKINQPQVKLTLDQQREKTPSKNPRDVLPDVCKKFVWASREYGRIFKEGNPEAEHDLEKLYYWEGNLMMAFDCFDSGRDALARIVDLDFVPAYDPDPAKMNRAQIAFRIGESWFDQHYYWRAAEWYRKAAALADTGSELEEMALNNASAAEITAVDLGVPRVELAEGEEEVELPPEIRAQLEESAKSYLRVARENLYNSDIAVKAFNNAGYIYAAQLKDYEQAIVAYHELSENFPDHPDVDKALFSEALAYFELEEWYEAAGIFERVLDNAITPTDQEPAALFKAGECYEKLKNWPNAQRTFTLYGQRYRETGVPDQVVDSFYRAGHASLKLGDVETGRNLLFECTKVYEDFSTRPGIEVNFDIPAKAYVEIGDLLFDDYAAITLEGDLLDLDPLVQTATKKYGMMDELVEIYGRASRAVDLEVNLSARYKAGLVYEQFYLTVSRMKISFAQLDKLIEENPDYATEIEDIVMEQLDVFKSQMDTWAAEKGLDKAIQVYELILINAQERGETNQWVQKAKERLVDLVPQSYMLYPPIGVKTGMDNLGASIWDYSGVRFYSRTVDIAAMAPEPEIIVEPLIEETPIGETPIGETPIGETPIEETPIGETPIEETPIEETPIEETPIEETPIEETPIEETPIEETPIDETLIEETPIEETPIEETPIDETPIEETPDVTPSEDTEPVEESVDTEPTADGTDTAPVEETATEDTTEPID; encoded by the coding sequence TCGGCATAGACTGGCAGTTCGGTCCCGATCCCTTCAAGCGCTTCCTGATTGACAACGGCTTCCTCGACATCGGTTACACCCCCGGCATCATCCGCCGCGCCATAAACAGCTACTCCGATTACGGGTGGTTTCCTCAGGCCATCAACCTGGCGCGGTTCTACGTAGATACGTATCCCGACTCCCCCGACGCGCCCAAGGTTTTCTACGACATCGTCAAGTTCTACGGCTCCTGGGCCGAGACGCTGATCATCAAGGACCGCGAGGACCCCGCCCAACTGGCGTGGCTCGAACAGGAGACCAAGCGCCTCGAGGCCCTGCAGAACCAGGTTCGTGACGAGTTCATCAGCCGTTACGCGGTGGGCAGCGCCTGGTACGAAGCGAACCGGGACAACCCCGAGGCCCTGGCGAACGCCCGGGCCGCCCTGGCGCGCTCCCTCTACGACGTGGCCATCTACACCTACATCGTGGGCTACGACGCCGAGGAGGCGAAGGACCTGGTTACGGCCAAGAAGAACTACGCGAGGGTCATCACCTACCTGGAGCAGTACCTGCTCGACTACCCCCTCGAGGAGGATGCGTACAAAGCCAACTTCTACCTGGCGATGAGCTACTACAGCGTCGGGGATTTCGCTCATGCGGGGGACAACTTCATGCTCACCGCCGGCACCTCCAGTGTGGACCTCTACCCCGATAAGACCGAGTTCAAGGAGGAGAGCCTCTGGTACGCAGCCGCGGCGTACAAGTTCGGCTCCGACGAGTTCGAGAAGGCCCGCTGGGAGGAGAAGATCAACCAGCCCCAGGTGAAGCTGACTCTGGATCAGCAGCGCGAGAAGACCCCGAGCAAGAATCCCCGGGATGTCCTGCCCGACGTGTGCAAGAAGTTCGTCTGGGCCAGCCGGGAGTACGGTCGCATCTTCAAGGAGGGAAACCCCGAGGCCGAGCACGATCTGGAGAAGCTCTACTACTGGGAAGGCAACCTGATGATGGCCTTCGACTGCTTCGACTCCGGACGCGACGCCCTGGCGCGGATCGTGGACCTCGATTTCGTGCCGGCCTACGATCCCGATCCGGCGAAGATGAACCGGGCCCAGATCGCCTTCCGCATCGGCGAGAGCTGGTTCGACCAGCACTACTACTGGCGCGCCGCCGAGTGGTACCGTAAAGCCGCCGCCCTGGCCGATACCGGCTCAGAGCTCGAGGAGATGGCCCTCAACAACGCCTCCGCCGCCGAGATAACCGCCGTGGACCTGGGCGTGCCCCGGGTGGAGCTCGCCGAGGGTGAGGAGGAGGTGGAACTGCCGCCGGAAATCCGCGCCCAGCTCGAGGAAAGCGCCAAGAGCTACCTCCGCGTGGCGCGGGAGAACCTCTACAACTCGGACATCGCCGTCAAGGCCTTCAACAACGCCGGGTACATCTACGCCGCCCAGCTCAAGGACTACGAGCAGGCCATCGTGGCCTACCATGAGCTTTCCGAGAATTTCCCCGACCACCCCGACGTGGACAAGGCGCTCTTCTCCGAGGCGCTGGCCTACTTCGAGCTCGAGGAGTGGTACGAGGCCGCCGGTATCTTCGAGCGGGTGCTGGACAACGCCATAACACCGACGGATCAGGAACCCGCGGCGCTTTTCAAGGCCGGCGAGTGCTACGAAAAGCTGAAGAACTGGCCCAACGCCCAGCGCACCTTCACCCTCTACGGCCAACGGTACAGGGAAACCGGCGTCCCCGACCAGGTTGTGGATTCCTTCTACCGCGCCGGTCACGCCTCGCTGAAGCTGGGCGACGTGGAGACCGGTCGCAATCTCCTCTTCGAGTGCACCAAGGTGTACGAGGACTTCAGCACGAGGCCCGGCATCGAGGTGAACTTCGACATCCCGGCCAAGGCCTACGTGGAGATAGGCGACCTCCTCTTCGACGACTACGCGGCGATCACCCTCGAGGGCGATCTGTTGGATCTGGACCCCCTGGTGCAGACGGCGACGAAGAAGTACGGGATGATGGACGAGCTCGTCGAGATCTACGGCCGGGCCTCCAGGGCCGTGGACCTCGAGGTGAACCTCTCCGCCCGCTACAAGGCCGGCCTGGTTTACGAGCAGTTCTACCTCACCGTCAGCCGGATGAAGATCAGTTTCGCCCAGTTGGACAAGCTGATAGAGGAAAATCCGGATTACGCCACCGAGATAGAAGATATCGTTATGGAGCAGTTGGACGTGTTCAAATCGCAGATGGACACCTGGGCGGCGGAAAAAGGTCTCGACAAGGCGATCCAGGTCTACGAGTTGATCCTCATCAACGCCCAGGAGCGCGGCGAGACCAACCAGTGGGTCCAGAAGGCCAAGGAGCGCCTGGTGGACCTGGTTCCGCAGTCATACATGCTCTATCCGCCCATCGGGGTCAAGACCGGCATGGACAACCTGGGCGCCAGCATCTGGGACTATTCGGGCGTGCGCTTTTACTCCCGGACCGTGGACATCGCGGCTATGGCTCCGGAGCCCGAGATAATAGTGGAGCCTCTCATCGAGGAGACGCCCATCGGGGAGACGCCCATCGGGGAGACGCCCATCGGGGAGACCCCCATCGAGGAAACGCCCATCGGGGAGACGCCCATCGAGGAGACGCCCATCGAGGAGACGCCCATCGAGGAAACGCCCATCGAGGAGACGCCCATCGAGGAAACGCCCATCGAGGAGACCCCCATCGAGGAAACGCCCATTGATGAAACGCTCATCGAGGAAACGCCCATCGAGGAAACGCCCATCGAGGAAACGCCCATTGATGAAACGCCCATTGAGGAGACGCCCGATGTTACCCCGTCGGAGGACACCGAGCCTGTCGAGGAGAGTGTTGACACCGAACCGACCGCAGACGGCACAGACACTGCTCCAGTAGAGGAAACTGCGACCGAAGACACAACCGAGCCGATTGATTAA
- a CDS encoding MotA/TolQ/ExbB proton channel family protein translates to MYRLIDSFADGGDFMWIILFVAMLDLTFILERTYFVVFKSSINTKTFIAELEKLIQNRNIERAIALCNTTNAALAQVLREILKHHSGSGRDMQVAADAKTLEVIPRLEKRTGYLDMLAQIATLLGLLGTISGLMTAFDAITVANPEDSARLLSEGISIAMLTTMFGLVVAVPTLAAAAWLKDRTRKIVNDIDEFSVKITNLITQMKG, encoded by the coding sequence ATGTACAGACTCATTGACTCCTTCGCCGACGGTGGGGACTTCATGTGGATCATCCTCTTCGTTGCGATGCTCGACCTGACCTTCATCCTCGAGCGGACCTACTTCGTGGTCTTCAAATCGAGCATCAACACCAAGACCTTCATCGCCGAGCTGGAAAAGCTCATCCAGAACCGCAACATCGAGCGGGCCATCGCCCTGTGCAACACGACCAACGCTGCGCTGGCCCAGGTCTTGCGGGAGATCCTCAAGCACCACTCGGGGTCCGGGCGCGACATGCAGGTGGCCGCGGACGCCAAGACCCTCGAGGTCATCCCCCGGCTCGAGAAGCGCACCGGCTACCTGGACATGCTGGCACAGATCGCGACCCTCCTCGGACTGCTGGGTACGATCTCCGGCCTGATGACGGCGTTCGACGCCATTACCGTAGCGAACCCGGAGGATTCGGCCCGGCTCCTGTCGGAGGGTATCTCCATCGCCATGTTGACCACGATGTTCGGTCTGGTGGTAGCCGTGCCGACCCTGGCCGCGGCGGCTTGGCTGAAAGACAGAACTCGGAAGATCGTCAACGATATAGACGAGTTCTCGGTGAAGATCACCAACCTCATCACCCAGATGAAAGGATAG
- a CDS encoding biopolymer transporter ExbD, which produces MAFGPSAARRTGEEKNVGDEYLVPIMGLMTLLIPLLLMSAVFVTTVALQVTLPPQAAASGAGAGGMGGVTKILMVGMSADKGFIITNDKGVLPAFPERSGADRNWIPKVGGSFDFATLREVLLEKVKKLPQYQDHEEVYLAIQDNIPFTDVINLMDTVRGDVNVIEVKTDEDAAKYSVEKGQKAYVATLFPSVIFGGAVPR; this is translated from the coding sequence ATGGCTTTCGGACCGAGTGCGGCCAGACGGACCGGTGAGGAGAAGAACGTGGGTGATGAGTACCTCGTCCCGATCATGGGCCTGATGACATTGCTGATCCCCCTGCTCTTGATGTCCGCCGTTTTCGTCACCACGGTAGCACTACAGGTCACTCTGCCACCCCAGGCCGCGGCGAGCGGAGCCGGAGCGGGAGGAATGGGTGGGGTCACCAAGATATTGATGGTCGGGATGAGCGCCGACAAGGGCTTCATCATCACCAACGACAAGGGCGTACTGCCAGCCTTTCCCGAACGGTCCGGGGCCGACAGAAACTGGATCCCGAAGGTCGGCGGGTCGTTCGACTTCGCCACGCTCCGTGAAGTGCTGCTGGAAAAAGTCAAAAAGCTGCCCCAGTACCAGGACCACGAGGAAGTTTACCTTGCCATTCAGGACAACATACCCTTCACCGATGTCATCAACCTCATGGACACCGTCCGCGGAGACGTGAACGTCATCGAGGTCAAGACCGACGAGGACGCCGCCAAATACAGCGTCGAGAAAGGTCAGAAAGCTTACGTCGCGACCCTTTTCCCCAGCGTGATATTCGGTGGAGCAGTGCCGCGCTGA
- a CDS encoding biopolymer transporter ExbD, with amino-acid sequence MPGAQTPSKYLKFKPHHARKKSESSSLRITSLMDMMTIVLVFLLKTFSAQGDLSATAAHLSLPKSDSMAIPGVIDRVAVGSNAIYFLEEEIMPTDEAISSKDIVIKPLKARMETRVEALQETMRTAGREAEPAKILILADKNHYFSLIKKVVATAANAGYMNITLAAIQDTGKWE; translated from the coding sequence ATGCCAGGCGCACAGACCCCGAGCAAGTACCTGAAGTTCAAACCACACCACGCGAGGAAGAAGAGTGAGTCGTCGTCCCTGAGAATCACATCGCTGATGGACATGATGACCATCGTGCTCGTGTTCCTTCTCAAAACCTTCTCCGCCCAGGGCGACCTGTCGGCCACTGCGGCCCACCTGTCGTTGCCGAAGAGTGACTCCATGGCCATCCCCGGGGTCATTGACCGCGTCGCCGTCGGCTCGAACGCCATCTACTTCCTCGAAGAGGAGATCATGCCCACAGACGAGGCCATCAGCTCGAAGGACATCGTGATCAAGCCTCTGAAAGCCAGGATGGAGACGCGCGTCGAGGCGCTTCAGGAGACGATGCGTACGGCAGGTCGTGAAGCAGAACCGGCGAAAATCCTGATTTTGGCGGACAAGAACCACTACTTCAGCCTGATCAAGAAGGTGGTGGCGACGGCGGCGAACGCCGGGTACATGAACATCACCCTCGCTGCGATTCAGGACACCGGTAAGTGGGAGTGA
- a CDS encoding AgmX/PglI C-terminal domain-containing protein: MPETPVKPVLGLVISRGDRIIKRLIPERDTITVGQAPDCDVVLQHDPAIAHRHVLAVQRGDEYEFTIAEDMNGKISVGDSTISLRDLRVCGFLPRVKNGYTFRASRSKKGQIRISDITIHFGYFTPTVQQIAGEPRLADSITSGFALEPEDKVFAGFFAASMLLGGLFGWLTTVVGPHDPYAALEDRPRLRQILVAEESDVIIDPSALGAGEGEEIVADITSSGTGTGGGGTGSGPSAGDIVGAAGLTAGGGAADLLITAITSNVVGGAGGVMGLSGGEGTSSLFSVGGTVGVQGGGAGAGGAGEGGGFAGGGLGGAGGPTIGRTGVGGAEGGPTIVKARPVSPRATVMDKGAGVSSEAINEISSYIRQRGGQIKSIYEKYLKLNPNLQGRIVVKVTFSNGVVSNVSVTGNDTGNTQMESEIVGVVRGWAVGGVQGQVTLSVPFVLSPK, from the coding sequence ATGCCAGAAACACCAGTCAAGCCAGTGCTGGGCCTGGTGATCTCCCGGGGGGACAGGATAATCAAACGCCTGATCCCCGAGCGGGACACGATCACCGTGGGCCAGGCACCGGACTGCGATGTCGTGCTGCAGCACGATCCCGCGATCGCGCACAGGCACGTACTGGCCGTCCAGCGGGGCGACGAGTACGAGTTCACCATCGCCGAGGACATGAACGGCAAGATCAGCGTGGGTGACTCGACCATATCGCTCCGCGACCTGAGGGTCTGCGGTTTCCTGCCCCGGGTCAAAAACGGCTACACGTTCCGGGCGTCGCGTTCCAAGAAAGGCCAGATTCGCATCTCCGACATAACCATCCACTTCGGCTACTTCACCCCGACGGTGCAGCAGATCGCCGGTGAGCCCCGGCTGGCCGATTCCATCACCTCCGGTTTCGCCCTAGAGCCGGAGGACAAGGTCTTCGCCGGATTCTTCGCCGCTTCGATGCTGTTGGGCGGCCTTTTCGGCTGGCTCACCACCGTCGTCGGACCTCACGATCCCTACGCGGCACTCGAGGACCGGCCCCGACTGCGGCAGATCCTCGTAGCCGAGGAGTCGGACGTGATCATAGACCCTTCGGCGCTGGGCGCCGGGGAGGGTGAGGAGATAGTGGCCGACATCACCTCCTCCGGGACCGGAACCGGTGGGGGCGGCACCGGCAGCGGCCCTTCGGCCGGAGACATAGTCGGCGCGGCCGGACTGACGGCCGGCGGCGGCGCGGCGGACCTTCTCATAACCGCCATCACCTCGAACGTTGTCGGTGGAGCCGGCGGCGTGATGGGTCTCTCCGGCGGCGAAGGTACCTCTAGCCTCTTCTCGGTCGGCGGAACGGTCGGGGTTCAGGGCGGAGGCGCCGGGGCCGGCGGGGCCGGTGAAGGCGGCGGTTTCGCCGGTGGTGGACTGGGAGGTGCCGGTGGACCGACCATCGGACGTACCGGGGTCGGCGGCGCCGAAGGCGGCCCGACCATCGTCAAGGCCCGGCCGGTAAGCCCCCGGGCGACCGTGATGGACAAGGGCGCCGGTGTATCCAGCGAGGCCATCAACGAGATTTCCAGCTACATCCGCCAGCGGGGCGGACAGATCAAGTCCATCTACGAGAAGTACCTGAAGCTGAACCCGAACCTCCAGGGTCGTATCGTCGTCAAGGTCACCTTCTCCAACGGCGTGGTTTCCAACGTCTCGGTGACCGGTAACGATACGGGGAATACCCAGATGGAATCCGAGATTGTGGGCGTGGTTCGAGGCTGGGCCGTCGGCGGCGTACAGGGCCAGGTGACCCTGTCGGTGCCGTTCGTGCTCTCGCCTAAGTAG
- a CDS encoding AgmX/PglI C-terminal domain-containing protein, translated as MADEEKKLFLKIEGKQYGPVSVETVRKWIDENRMGSDDYVRVSTQKVWVQAKNVEHLNAIFHKSKTKARTEAFTSWIDAVGSGSATILTFEGQKAERDRILTEQRRLESERQELEELAKQAEMTKEQAAALDSQRADLDRRAKELEAEADEIMNMERAVKKRRKRQTILVVAIIAVVVAGGTWLTIELIGARTATEELSAELRERIKGIDTRLAAIDSRLKDIDEAIDLARAAGKDELVASLEAERSQLEEQRTELKVQREQLHAEAPEVDSGGPHVQGRTGKIGVAGPVQITGEGAGDPGRSQTEIRTAVSSALGSARQQYNELLKTNPDASGSISIIFGIQPDGSVENATFSNSTLPDTGLIGPILNGIRGLNFSAIEGGSVRVTYPLSLTPQ; from the coding sequence ATGGCCGACGAGGAAAAGAAACTCTTCCTGAAGATAGAGGGCAAGCAGTACGGACCCGTCTCGGTGGAGACGGTCAGGAAGTGGATTGACGAGAACCGGATGGGTTCGGACGACTACGTCCGCGTCTCCACCCAGAAGGTCTGGGTTCAGGCCAAGAACGTCGAGCACCTGAACGCCATCTTCCACAAGTCCAAGACCAAGGCCCGGACCGAGGCCTTCACGAGCTGGATAGACGCCGTCGGTTCCGGGTCGGCCACCATCCTCACCTTCGAGGGGCAGAAGGCCGAGCGCGACAGGATTCTCACCGAGCAGCGCCGGCTCGAGTCCGAGCGCCAGGAGCTCGAAGAGCTGGCCAAACAGGCGGAGATGACCAAGGAGCAGGCCGCCGCGCTCGATTCGCAGCGCGCGGACCTGGATAGGCGGGCCAAGGAGCTCGAGGCCGAGGCCGACGAGATAATGAACATGGAGCGGGCGGTCAAGAAGCGCCGCAAGCGCCAGACCATCCTGGTCGTCGCCATCATCGCCGTCGTCGTCGCCGGGGGGACCTGGCTCACCATCGAGCTCATCGGCGCACGGACGGCCACCGAGGAGCTGAGCGCCGAGCTCAGGGAGCGGATCAAGGGGATAGACACCCGGCTGGCGGCCATAGACAGCCGTTTGAAGGACATTGACGAGGCCATTGACCTTGCCCGCGCCGCTGGGAAAGACGAGCTGGTCGCCTCCCTGGAGGCGGAGCGCTCCCAGTTGGAGGAACAGCGCACGGAGCTCAAAGTGCAGAGGGAGCAGCTCCACGCCGAGGCGCCCGAGGTGGATTCCGGCGGACCCCACGTCCAGGGGCGCACGGGGAAGATCGGGGTCGCCGGACCGGTGCAGATAACCGGCGAGGGTGCGGGTGATCCGGGCCGTTCACAGACCGAGATCCGCACTGCCGTCTCCTCGGCCCTCGGGTCGGCGCGACAGCAGTACAACGAGCTTTTGAAGACCAACCCCGATGCCAGCGGCTCCATCAGCATCATCTTTGGCATCCAGCCGGACGGCTCCGTGGAGAACGCCACCTTCTCCAACAGTACCCTTCCCGATACCGGCCTGATCGGACCCATTCTAAACGGAATCCGCGGCTTGAATTTCTCCGCCATCGAGGGCGGTTCGGTCAGGGTTACCTATCCCCTCTCCCTGACCCCCCAGTAG
- a CDS encoding M23 family metallopeptidase: protein MPLSRHISVVIVPHTGGAARPYLVRRWLLLGAIVFIAALVLGLGGTALYYALLYNDTVHDLKPLEERGDFLARRVSEYKEAAMISGSELSALRAAAERDKRAYERSMLNIRLQLTQLQNFYKNLRIMAGFKLEEEQASDLLGQGGGTGLPLGRSETPRSGDERVAVTTFGLNFINHDTEEYAAAEAALLSDMAGLSQDMYHLVRELEKRISTISPDVPYGVPVQGVITSYFGEPRWHGSHKGLDIAAPIGTPVRTPASGVVVESGFKGAYGLTIWVDHGNGYQTRYAHLSSVAYQVGERVNAGQVVGCIGITGATTGPHLHYEVRLNGIAVDPIYYMVQ from the coding sequence ATGCCCCTTTCCCGACACATCTCCGTGGTCATCGTGCCCCACACCGGCGGTGCGGCGCGGCCGTACCTCGTCAGGCGCTGGTTGCTCTTGGGGGCCATCGTCTTCATCGCCGCCCTGGTCCTGGGACTGGGCGGGACGGCGCTGTACTACGCCCTTTTATACAACGACACGGTCCACGATTTGAAGCCCCTCGAGGAGCGCGGCGACTTCCTCGCCCGGCGGGTGTCCGAGTACAAAGAGGCGGCGATGATTTCCGGCTCCGAGCTCTCTGCGCTCCGGGCCGCCGCCGAACGTGACAAACGGGCCTACGAGCGCTCCATGCTCAACATCCGCCTCCAGCTCACCCAGCTGCAGAACTTTTATAAAAACCTGAGAATCATGGCCGGATTCAAGCTGGAGGAGGAGCAGGCTTCGGATCTCCTGGGGCAGGGCGGGGGGACGGGCCTCCCCCTCGGGCGATCCGAGACCCCCAGGTCCGGGGATGAACGGGTGGCCGTCACCACCTTCGGGCTGAACTTCATCAACCACGACACCGAGGAATACGCCGCCGCGGAGGCCGCGCTGCTATCCGACATGGCCGGCCTCTCCCAGGACATGTACCACCTGGTCCGGGAGCTGGAAAAGCGCATCTCCACCATCAGCCCCGACGTTCCCTACGGTGTCCCCGTCCAGGGGGTAATCACCAGCTACTTCGGCGAGCCGCGCTGGCACGGCTCCCACAAGGGCCTGGACATCGCGGCGCCCATCGGGACCCCGGTCCGCACACCGGCCTCAGGCGTCGTCGTCGAGTCCGGTTTCAAGGGGGCCTACGGGCTGACCATCTGGGTTGACCACGGGAATGGGTATCAGACCCGCTACGCCCATCTGAGCTCCGTGGCCTACCAGGTGGGCGAGCGGGTGAACGCCGGTCAGGTTGTGGGTTGCATCGGCATCACCGGCGCCACCACGGGACCCCACCTCCACTACGAGGTCCGGCTGAACGGCATCGCCGTGGACCCCATCTACTACATGGTCCAGTAG
- a CDS encoding lactate utilization protein, producing MPTPADRSAEKALEKYHRLAGEDLVAQLRALGYDAVFVPTREKALEELLDRVPEGATVGVGGSLTLGQIGALDALRERGHEVLSPLGADASGEEKTALRRRGLTADVFLTGVNAVTADGEIVNLDGTGNRVAATCFGPGRVIYVLGINKLTGDLEEAVSRVRNFAAPANAMRLGLDTPCADTGFCHDCDSDQRICNRLVIHLRAGRGEHSVIVVGETLGL from the coding sequence ATGCCCACCCCGGCCGACAGATCCGCGGAAAAGGCCTTGGAAAAGTACCACCGCCTGGCCGGCGAGGACCTGGTCGCCCAGCTCCGGGCCCTGGGCTACGACGCGGTCTTCGTCCCGACCCGGGAGAAGGCCCTCGAGGAGCTACTCGATAGGGTGCCCGAGGGTGCCACGGTGGGCGTCGGCGGATCGCTCACCCTGGGCCAGATCGGCGCCCTGGACGCCCTCCGCGAGCGGGGTCACGAGGTGCTTTCCCCCCTCGGCGCCGACGCGTCGGGCGAGGAGAAGACCGCTCTGCGCAGGAGGGGCCTGACCGCCGACGTCTTCCTCACCGGGGTGAACGCCGTCACCGCCGACGGGGAAATCGTCAACCTGGACGGCACCGGCAACCGGGTGGCCGCCACCTGCTTCGGGCCCGGTCGGGTCATCTACGTGCTGGGAATCAACAAGCTCACCGGCGACCTGGAGGAGGCCGTCTCCCGGGTGAGGAACTTCGCCGCGCCGGCCAACGCCATGCGCCTGGGGCTCGACACACCCTGCGCCGACACCGGTTTCTGCCACGACTGCGACTCCGACCAGCGCATCTGCAACCGCCTGGTCATCCACCTGCGCGCCGGGAGGGGGGAGCACTCGGTCATCGTCGTGGGCGAGACGCTGGGGCTCTAG
- a CDS encoding regulatory protein RecX, which produces MAAIIPLKMDDSRELRKCRDAAYRLLARRDHGLRELGIKLERRFEPGVVGTVLASLVERGLLDDRRFALAFARELENREPCGERLIRVKLAQRGVEPAVIGEVLGEMSLDEEELVEEAVRSKLPSLAGLDREAAARRLLSHLERRGFRPDLIRGAALRALEGWPSA; this is translated from the coding sequence GTGGCTGCTATAATCCCCCTGAAGATGGACGATTCCCGGGAGCTCCGAAAGTGCCGCGACGCCGCCTACCGCCTCCTCGCCCGGCGGGACCACGGGTTGCGTGAGCTCGGAATAAAGCTGGAGAGGCGCTTCGAGCCCGGGGTCGTGGGGACCGTCCTGGCGAGCCTCGTGGAGCGGGGGCTGCTGGACGACCGCCGCTTCGCCCTGGCCTTCGCCAGGGAGTTGGAGAACAGGGAACCGTGCGGGGAACGGCTGATCCGGGTAAAACTCGCCCAGCGGGGGGTGGAGCCGGCGGTCATCGGTGAGGTTTTGGGCGAGATGTCCCTCGACGAGGAGGAGCTGGTGGAGGAGGCGGTGCGGTCAAAGCTGCCCTCCCTCGCCGGCCTGGACCGGGAGGCCGCCGCCCGGAGGCTCCTTTCCCACCTGGAACGGCGCGGCTTCAGACCTGATCTCATTCGCGGAGCCGCCCTGCGCGCCCTCGAGGGCTGGCCCTCAGCGTAA